ATAGTAAATTTAGTACCTGTGCAATAATAGCGTGTCCTGCAAAAATAGTGCAGCTGCTGTCGCGCCAACCCTCTGTGATCTTGAAATCAGGCAGTGATTCACTGGTATTGGATGCCAAGAAAACATCTAAAGTCGTAGTCGTCGTAGTCTTCGTCCTCATCTTCAGATGAACCAAAGACGATTTCCTCACACTGAAAAGAAAATCACTTGATTTGTCGCTTTCCCCTCTAAAAACTCTCCATCTCCTATGAACACTCAATATCTAACCAAAGAACACCAAATTTATATTCATTGAATTTGAATTCACATATTGTCCAAGAAAATGGGAACCAAACCTTCACCTTCTGTTTGAGGGAAACGAGAGGATTTCCAGCAGCGTCAAGCAAAACGCGGCGATCAGGAAAGCTGAACAACTTGTTTTTAACCTTGAAAATAGGGTTATCATTAACGTCGGTGATATCGAAGTTATTTTCAGCAACCGTAAATACCGTGTGTTGTATTTTAAGATCCACAGGGTATGGGGCAATGTACTGTTCACCGATCACCACAATGGGGTTACTCTCCGTCGTATAGGCATTGGCCGGTGCCGTTCCTGACGCTGGCCCTGGAAGCTTTCCTCCCATCGCAGCTGCCATTGGATATCGAATATTATCTCTTATTCTTACAGGAAATTAAAACAGTGAGGAAATTCTATTGAAAATTTGGTACGggattaacatttatttatgcaaaatatGTGTACGTGCAGATTCAATGAGATTTCTGTTGCTATATTCCATGTTTTGGATCAAATTCTTACGCCAGCTACTGCAGTTTGTTCCGCATGAGAAGAAGCTTGCCGGCCATTTCATGTTTTTTCCAACGCTTTCACCTACTAAAATACAAATTTGGCTTAaccatttttctcttcaatgAATAGAGTAAAAAGGTTGACGAATAATTAACTCTCTTTTTTCCCCAAACAGACTGATAAGCTAACTTAAGATAATTATCTAACAATAAATGAAGATTGAATGGTGGTGATGCTGCTCTTCCCCTCTCTAATTTTAGTGTGTGGTGGGTATAGACCGATTGTGTGTTTTCTAATATTGATTGTATTTCTCCGAAGTTGTTTCTTTGGTGGGAGAGAATGCGTTTATTGTGTTGGAATATAAGGGCTTCGTCTTGGCCCTATAAGAAGAAATGTCTTTCTTGAAACAGTGTAGGTTATTTTGGATCCTTGCGGCGCTGTGACGTGGGCTGGTTAGGTGAATCCATTCTTTTCTTTCGGGGTATCTCGTTTAAGGGCTTTCTAAGAAGGATGGTGGTTTGCTTCTTGGGTGGGCTGTTATGTGGTCTATCCGGCCAGTGAAGGCCTTGTCAAACAATGTGCCTTTGTTAGAATCAGTTTAGAATTCTAACCAAACATTTAGAGATGACAAAACAAATCGGGAATTCGATTGTGTTAATTTGTGATAATTGTCCCCCTTTTTACTCTTTATTCATTTAAGACAATAGATATTTAAATGATGGACACCAATTCAAAGTGAATGACCAAAAATTGAAACATTATCTTGGGAATATTGATCACAAGCAggcagagaccattaaattggtcaaaaaattttaattcttatgaaatttattatgtaattttatttttatttcaattttgtttctattaaagtttgttttatttttttatcttatttatttatttttatttttgcagaataattaggtaccattgtcgACGCATTTGGGCTTTATTGTCAACGTAGTTCATACTATTGTACTTTCACTTCTGACTCAGCAAGAATGAGGGCAGATCAGAAATTTTAGATCCTACGATTTGATCAAAAGTCACCTAGTCGTCTGATCTGTCTGAGCGAGCGCAATTCTCATTGGATGTAATTATTCCCGCCAGCTTTATTTCCCTTTAGAAAATCACGTctttccatcttcttctttcacTCACTATCAACCCCTCTTCACTGTGCCGACCGTGAAACACCCAAGTAGCaatttttattcactttctctTCCTTAAGTTCGTACCTTTACACCTTTAAACCATCTTCACTccacaaaacaagaaaaatatggCAAGAACGAGAGGATTAGTCAAGAAAACCACCAAGCTTGTTGAAGAACACTCATCCTTTGCAACTGCAGTTCATGAGTTGAAATCCTCCATGCCAACGGAGAAAAAGGAGTCGATGATGCCGGGGTAGCGCCGAAAACTGAGGAGCGATCCGAGAATCGTGTGAAGcctaaagaaaagaagagaaagcgTTCTAAAGACAAAAAGCGCAAGAAGGAGGAGAAAAAGATGAGGAAGAAAAAATATCGTGCAGCCACATTGATGGCCAAGGAaaactgagttagtttattttaagttttagttgtagtattcatgcattgcatgtagctgtaattttcattttgttagtgAACATTGTCGTTGCATTTTTATTGTCATCGCATTTTAATCTTAGTGCATTGGGAACAATGCGAACTTTAAGTTTGGAAGAATGCATATGGGGTTTGGAAATACAcccacatttcaatttttttaatgaaacatgcaaggtttatttgtggttaatgcaaatgtgttgaaaatttttgttacattcgatgcttaattcttgaatcatgtgaacTATCAATAAATGAGTCGGATAAATTTGACTGAATGTTGTATCTTTAActctttgatgaatgatttaggttgcattagtaatggatgactagtagcattccttaaatcttgaatgaatctgcCTTTTACAGCtactcatatgtatatatagttatgaataagagacactccaaagtgggtgtatCGTGAAATGTTCAAGAGGGAACACTCCAATGCAAGtgttagaaaaatgaatctggTCAAAGGCTGTCGTTGCACAAGTGTGTGTCGGCGCAAATACGTACTCCCTGGGGTTTTGTTGCACTCCATCGTTACTTTTTAGGAACAAGGGTACAGTAATTCAACGATATCCCTTATtcacacaaaaaaatataaaaatataaaaaatatatatacaataaatgttgtattggtagatagaatttaAGATTTGAAGCATGATGCTGATTTTGATTAAGATGCAATCTTAGTCATTCATACTTATGCATTGTCGATGCAATTTTCTGTCATCTGAATGTGAATCATTCATTGGAATTTTAGGTGATTaaagttgctagaatgatcatttaCCTTAGTGAATTCTTGTATAGCGTTGCCAGTTTttgttttacttgaggacaagtaaaaactcaagtttgggggtgtgatagtactagaaagaacatatgttttctccctacttattggttaaattgttccctTTTAGTTATCTTAAGcacatatttttgtattttcagtctagtaatttacattttatgacTCAATGGATCTTAGTTTATTTACcctcaattttataatatttttgtactgatgtcgctgcatgagtattTCAGATTGCGACTAGAATTGTCGCCGCACCTTACAGCTATCcggataaaaacaaaaatgtgtgAGCTATCTAGTCTGGTACAACTAACTTGTACGTATAGAGGcagcatgattctgatgaaagaACAGCTAGTCTATTTggggaaaaatatataaatattcacataaaaagaaaaaaaaagagagctttttggatcatcttcttcaaattaCCTCTAAAAGCTTTCGGCTATGGCGGCTTAAGCTCCGACTGGTGAACTGACGTGAAAAGGATGCAGACCAGCTCTTGACGAAGAGCCTTGAGTGCGACACAAGGAGGGATAGACAGATCCAAGTTAAGTTGTCTAGGAATTGTATTCtcaacttgtttcttttatttttcttttctaaacgctggtgattactttctatttcatgttagtATGAAAGTACATATGATTTCTAggttaaactttattttattcaatcttgattCTAtggtttaatctttgggtttgaatgtttttagcatggaaaTGTTATTGTGGTCATTGACACTGAAAGGTGCAGtgacagttcaagctaacaagcatgacaacgaaagttgcttgaggattgaaggaatttaatcaatttgttcTTAATAATGTTCCATTGCCAGCATCAGAAGGCGaagttaatgtgcatgtttaagtcttagattaaatatagaagttaagcttggtaagatattcattgcagtTTAACGCATTGACAATCACTTATCCCTtttaccttgtgagcacttagcattctgttgaatattcatGTTAGGGATCCCAGTTTCTTACTATCATATTTTATcgtattattttcaagttattgcttcgacaactactctcacagtttatctcattttatctatttattgcactgacatttATAGACAAAAGCCAACCATCCTCGTGAgatcgatatccgacagactTATATTTGTCTACTATATTTGCATTGATCGTGTACGCTTGCATATTATTGCTATGATGTTAAACAACCGATCAGttatgaaaatcaaatttaatttacataaaaCATTTGTGTACgaaatttttttggtaaaaactTGAGGTTAAGTTTGCAGCGAAAAAACCATAAAActtattatttgtaaaattgggattcattttaattatcttaagaTAAGTGTCTTTAACCAGTCATAAAATGTTCAAAACTTaaacaaacccaaaaataaactCTGAAATGTCcacaaataaacaatataacaAAATTCATGAAACTAATCCCAAATGTAAAACCCGAGCTTTAGAATCGCCGTCCAATCCTAAGTCGGAGGATTACCTGAAATGAAGCAAACAAAACGTGAGCTTAAAGGCCAATGTATGAGTTGACCCAAAATCACAATGCATATGAACACCATAATCGAATCATTTCATGACAAAAATCATAACATTTCTTATCATATCGAATTTTTATGCAAATCATATCTTATCATATTATACAGATCATATCATTTTTTACCACAGCTTATCATATTACATCGCATAGTTACTTAGCATATCATGTGATGTCATATCATATCGAATCATATCATAGCATGTCCTACCCCCGTTCGCTACACATAATCTCAAACCAACCAATCACACGATAAAGGACTACGTGAGTCCgtccatccaatcacacccaATTGTGGCAGTGTGCCACTCACATATTTGCAACTGAGCTGCCATACATATAATCTGCGGTCTAGCTGCCATGTTTGTAGTGTGAACTGCCATATACACTTCCTCCATCATAACATAACCCACTCACATATTTGCAACTGAGCTGCCATACATATAATCTCATGGCATTCTCACACATATATTTTGTGTTGATCATAtcataacatataatttaattgtaaCTTATCCTACTTGTTATACCTTAAAAGCTCATTCATACGAAATTACGTACTAAAGCTTATAGTTTTTCGGCCCCATTCAATGTCTATGGATCCAAATTTTGAGTCCCTCAAACAGCCCCTGATCAGGCCCCAAAATTGGCCCTTAAAACCTAGCCCAtgtggtccacacggcctaCACAGTTTAACATAGCCAAGCCACATGAGCTGCAAGAattcacacggtcgtgtggtcaCTAGGAAGTTTTGAGAAAACCCTtgttttttggaattttatcaaaattttatgagtttctggGTTATTTTCACACACCTGATCATAAATATGACTAACCAGGCTCTTGGAACTTCAAGAAACCTATATTCGTTCAtcaatttaaatgaattaaccCACAATATTCAAGCAATATAACCTCCTTAAACAATATTTTCAACCctcaaaacaaaattcaattacTTACTTTCTTGTAACAACACCGAAAAATCAGACCTACTCTGCTGTAAGGTTAGGATTTTCACACCTTTCACTTAATTGAAcatcacaaaaattaccaatcAA
This genomic window from Gossypium raimondii isolate GPD5lz chromosome 10, ASM2569854v1, whole genome shotgun sequence contains:
- the LOC105775894 gene encoding protein LURP-one-related 10, whose translation is MKWPASFFSCGTNCSSWPAMGGKLPGPASGTAPANAYTTESNPIVVIGEQYIAPYPVDLKIQHTVFTVAENNFDITDVNDNPIFKVKNKLFSFPDRRVLLDAAGNPLVSLKQKILSVHRRWRVFRGESDKSSDFLFSVRKSSLVHLKMRTKTTTTTTLDVFLASNTSESLPDFKITEGWRDSSCTIFAGHAIIAQMQRKQNVKSLVINADNYGITAYPNVDYAFVVALVVILDEINRNSYD